The Branchiostoma floridae strain S238N-H82 chromosome 8, Bfl_VNyyK, whole genome shotgun sequence genome has a segment encoding these proteins:
- the LOC118421254 gene encoding uncharacterized protein LOC118421254, with protein MTPGCSVAFFLLLVGVLGLCTCVQAVRYDSEEEGLLAMEKQAEQEAVRNKWLHLHWINTYYKVDHSTQCAQLCRLTPDCKSYQYRQAEQRCEINNATMREFPEDVKAVNGWSYYKRNAIAFFGIWSPCNEGSDPCRNGGICTSRLLKTRQTQPNHCRPTCVCPAGFHGDDCQTDERQSEEGTYFNDVI; from the exons ATGACGCCAGGTTGTTCTGTGGCGTTTTTCCTCCTCTTAGTAGGAGTACTGGGACTGTGTACGTGTGTCCAGGCGGTTAG GTACGATAGCGAAGAGGAAGGGCTGTTGGCCATGGAGAAACAGGCTGAGCAGGAGGCTGTCAGAAACAAATGGCTGCATCTTCACTGGATCAACACGTACTACAAG GTGGACCACTCCACTCAGTGTGCTCAACTCTGCCGCCTCACACCGGACTGCAAATCCTACCAGTACCGCCAGGCGGAGCAGCGCTGCGAGATCAACAATGCCACCATGAGAGAGTTTCCCGAAGACGTGAAAGCCGTCAATGGGTGGAGTTACTACAAGCGCAATGCGATAGCCTTCTTT GGCATCTGGAGCCCGTGCAACGAGGGAAGCGACCCCTGTCGGAACGGCGGGATCTGCACCTCCCGTCTGCTGAAGACGCGTCAGACGCAGCCGAACCACTGCCGCCCCACCTGCGTTTGTCCCGCCGGTTTCCATGGAGACGACTGTCAGACGGACGAAAGGCAGTCTGAAGAAGGTACGTactttaatgacgtcatatga